TTATCCTTGATGTGCCCGGGCCACGAAATCACCAGTCCATTACGGGTGCCGCCAAAATGCGAAGCAATCTGTTTAGTCCATTGCATCGGCGCGTCCATCGCGTGCCCCCAGCCCACCGGATAGTGATTGTACGTCGTCGGACCACCCAACTGATCTATCATCGAAAGTAGAAACGGCAGATCCTCCTTGACGCCGTTGGCGGCGGTGGCGACTTCGTTGGTTGTGCCTTGAAGAGTACCCTCCGCGCTGGCTCCGTTATCGCCCATCCCGTAGATAATGAGAGTCTTGTCGATTTGCCCGCTGTCTCGAACCGCATCGACCAACCGCCCGATCTCATTGTCCGCGTGAGAAAGCGCGCCCGCGTATACCTCCATCATGTGCGCATAGAGCCGCTTCTGATCTGGAGACAGAGAGTCCCATGCTGGAATCTGTTCGGGACGCTTGGTTAGTTGAGTGTCAGCGGGAACCACTCCGAGCTTCTTCTGCCGCGTGAGGGTTTCTTCGCGCACCGTGTCCCAGCCCTGAATCGAACTGCCCTTTATACTTGCCGATTCAATCCTTGGGCGCGTGG
This region of Candidatus Binataceae bacterium genomic DNA includes:
- a CDS encoding sulfatase-like hydrolase/transferase, which produces MREETLTRQKKLGVVPADTQLTKRPEQIPAWDSLSPDQKRLYAHMMEVYAGALSHADNEIGRLVDAVRDSGQIDKTLIIYGMGDNGASAEGTLQGTTNEVATAANGVKEDLPFLLSMIDQLGGPTTYNHYPVGWGHAMDAPMQWTKQIASHFGGTRNGLVISWPGHIKDKGGLRPQFCHVIDIVPTIYEAAGIKPPVMMDGTKQKPLDGVSLVYTFANRNAPTRHSVQYFEMFGNRAIYKDG